The genomic stretch GGTGCGCGCGACCGACGTCGCCCGGCCGACGCCATCGACGGCGACGTGGCCGGACAGCACCAGATCGACGTTGGCGCGGTCGGCGATCACCGTCTGCCACAGCTCCTCGCCGTCGGTCACCAGCGGCCACGGCGTGCCGACGTAGCTGTGCGGGTTCCAGGCCTGACCGCCGCCGAACTGCCCCCAGTCGTAGCGGCGATCGTCGTTGTAGAGGTAGGCGTGGGTGACGACGATGACGTGGTCGGCCGGCACCGCGTCGAGGATCTGGTTGGCCCAGTCGAGCACGACCGGGCGCGGGCCCCACTCGAGCGCGAGCACCAGCCAGGCCTGGCCGGCCAGCTCGAGCACCTGGTAGTGGTTGTCGACCGAGCCGGCCTCGAACAGCCCGCCGAAGCTCGGGCGCGCGATCAGCCGATCGACCGGCCAGGCGCTGGCGAGGCCCGACGCCCGCGGTCGCGTGACGTCGTAGTCGTGGTTGCCGGGCACGACCACGAGCGGCGCCACCGCCTCGAGCTCGTCGAACCCGACCGCGGCCCGCTGCCACTCGCCCGGCGTGTTCCACTCGGTCACGTCGCCGACGTGGACCACCAGGCGCAGGTCGAGCTCGGCGGCGTGCTCGGCCAGCCACCGGGTCTGGGCCGCCCAGATGTCGGGGTAGCGATCGAGGTAGACCTGGGTGTCGGGCAAGACCGCCATGGTCCAGGCCGCGTACGGCGGGGTGGCGCCGTCGACGCCAGCGCCCGCGTCGGCGCTCGGCTCGCGCGCCGGCGGGTCCTCGCAGCCGGCCAGGGCCAGCGCGAGCACGACCGTGAGCGCGCGCGGCACCATCGTCCCGAGCGTAGCCCGGAACCCGCGCGGCGCGCCGCCGCAACTTGCCGTGCCGATCGGCGCACCCCGGACGCCCCGGGGTAGGATCGAGGCGTGGACCTGATCGGCACCCACATCGGCAGCTACGTCGCCACCAAGAAGCTGGGCGCCGGCGGCATGGGCACGGTCTACCTGTGCCACCACACGATGATCGATCGCGACGTGGCGGTGAAGGTGCTCCACGACGAGCACGCCCTCGACGCCGAGCAGATCGAGCGCTTCTTCCAGGAGGCGCGGGCCGCCGCCGAGATCGGCCACCCCAACATCATCATCATCATCGACGCCGGCTTCTTGGCGACGGCGCACGGGCAGCGCGCCTACATGATGATGGAGGCGCTCGAGGGCGACAGCCTCGACAAGGTCGTGCGCAAGGGCGGGCTCGATCTCGCACAGATCCGCCACATCATGGAGCAGTGCGCGTCGGCGCTGACCGCCAGCCACGGCAAGGGGATCATCCACCGCGACCTCAAGCCGGCCAACATCTTCCTGTGCCACCACGCGTTCGATCCGCTGTTCGTGAAGATCCTCGACTTCGGCATCGCCAAGCTGACGACGCCCCAGCACCAGCGCGCCCACAAGACCCAGTTCGGGATCGTCCTCGGCACGCCCGCGTACATGAGCCCCGAGCAGTGCGAGGGCAAGGGCGCGATCGATCACCGCTCGGACATCTACTCGCTGGGCGTGGTCCTGTACGAGCTGCTGACCGGGACCGTGCCGTTCGAGGGTGAGATCCGCGACATCCTCCTGGCGCACCTGCAGCGCCGCCCGGACCCACCGACGCGCCGCAACCCGATGGTGCCGCCGGCCTGGGAGGCCCTGTGCTTGCGCATGCTCGAGATCCACAAGGAGGACCGGCCGCAGTCGATGCAAGAGGTCGTGCTCGCGCTCGAGGACCTCGAGCGCCACGCGGCGATCTACGCGGCCGCCCAGGCCACCCGGGCCGCCAGCGGCCACTCGGGCCACACGATGATCGCCCGGGCCGACAGCGGCGTCCCGCACCCCGTGGTCGATCCGGGGTCGCGCCCGACGGTGCGCGACCACCTCGACGAGCTGATGACGCCGCCCAGCGGCAGCCACGCCCCACCGAGCGGCGGCCACGTCCCGCCGAGCGGTAGCCACGTCCCGCCGAGCGGCGGCCACGCCCCGCCGAGCGGCGGCCACGCCCCGCCGAGCGACAGCCACCTCGCGGCGCCCGCCGGCAGTGGCCCGCACGTCGTCGTCGGTGGCCAGGGCGCGCCGGTCAACCCGGTCGGCAACACCGTCTCGACGGTCGTGCACCCGTCGGGGCCGGTCGCGGTCGACGCGATCGCGGCCCACTGCGGCGCGCTGGTCACCGAGCACCGGTTCGATCGCTTCCCTGACTTCTTGCTGCGCCAGGCCGCGGGCGAGTGGCTCGACGTCGGCGCGGTCTGTCACGCGGTCGGCGTCGAACGCCCGCCGCCGGGCGCCGACGTCCGGGTGGCGTGGCTCGAGCATCCGTACCGCGACGCGCGCCTGGCCAGCATCGTGTTCTTCTGTCCGGCGACGCTGTGGTCGGCGGTGCTGGTCCACCGGCGCCCGGGCTGAGCCGCGGATGCGCCGCGGCCGAGCCGCGGGGAGGAGCGGCTGCGCCGCGGCCGAGGCGCGGGGTGCGGCGCGGCTGAGGCGCGCTCGCCGTGCAGCGCCGGTGCATACCGTCCCGGTGGCCTTGCGTGCTCGGGCGAGCGCCGGGCACGATCAAGTACGATGCGCCTCCTGGTCCGCCATCGTAGCCGGTACCGCTACCCCGCCCCGGCCGCGCTCGGACCGCACGTCATCCGGCTGCGCCCGTGCGACCACGTCCGGGCCGGCGTCGAGACCTACCAGCTCACGATCGCCGGCCCGCACCAGCTGCACTGGCAGCGCGATCCGCACGGCAACCACGTCGCGCGCGTGACCACCAAGGTCGGCGATCGCATCGACGTGCTCGACGTGCTGGTCGAGCTGGCGATCGAGCTGCGCGCCGTCAACCCGTTCGACTTCCTGGTCGATCCGCGCTGCAAGACGATCCCGTTTGCGTACCCTGACGGCCTCGCCGGCGAGCTGGCGCCGTTCCTCGCCGCGGACGATCCGGCGCTGGCGATCGGCCCGCGCGCGCGCGCGTTCATCGCCGAGCTGCCCGCCGACGGCGACGTGATCGACGCCGTCGTCGAGATCAACCGCCGCGTCGCCGAGCGCGTGCGCTACGTCGTGCGCGAGGAGGCGGGCGTGTGGACGCCGGAGCAGACCCTGACCGAGGGGCGCGGCAGCTGCCGCGACGCCGCGGCGCTGCTGTGCGCGGCCCTGCGCGCGCGCGGCCTCGCGGCCCGGTTCGTGTCCGGCTACCTGGTCCAGATCACCGACGAGGGCATGCTGCCCGACCAGCCGCGCGGGCTCGATCGCGACGTGGTCGACCTCCACGCCTGGGCCGAGGTGTTCGTGCCCGGCGCGGGCTGGATCGGGCTCGACGCGACCTCGGGGCTGCTCGCCGGCGAGGGCCACCTCGCCCTGGCCGCGACCGCGTCGCCGGCCGCGGCCGCGCCGATCGAGGGCACGAGCGACGTGGTCGCGGGCGCGGTCGAGTTCACGACCTCGGTCACCCGCCTCGGCCACGAGCCACGCCCGACCTCGCCCTACCCCGACCTCGTCTGGACCGCGCTCCTCGACGCCGCCGACGCCGCCGACGCCGCGCTGACCGGCGCCGGGCTGACCGTCACCAGCGGCGGCGAGCCGACCTTCACCTCGCGCGAGCACCCGAGCCTGCCCGAGTGGAACGCCGGCGCCGTCGGCCCGAGCAAGTGGGCCCAGGGCCTGCGCCTCGCCGACGCGCTGACCGCGCGCCTGGCGCCGGGCGCCGCGATCGTGCACCGCCTCGGCAAGCAGTACCCCGACGAGCCGCTGCCGCGGTGGTCGCTCGACGTGTGCGCGCGCCGCGACGGCGTCGAGATCTGGCCGCACCGGGCGCTGCCGGTCGTCGTCACCGCCGCCGCCGCCGAGCGGCTGGCGCGGGCCGTGGCCGACGAGCTCGCGGCGACCGCGCCGCAGCCGGTGTTCGAAGATCCGTGGCCGCTCCTGGCCGGCGAGGCCGCGCTGCCGATCGATCGGCCGCCGCCCGCGCCGCTCGAGCTGCGCGACCTCGGCGACGCCAGCGCGCGCCGACGCCTGGCGCGGGCGCTCGATCTGGGCGCGGGCGCCCCGGCCGGCTGGGTGCTGCCGCTGACTCGCGCCGCCGGGGCCTGGGTCACCGAGGCGTGGACGACGCGCCGCGACCACCTGTTCCTCATCCCCGGCGACGCCCCCGCCGGCCTGCGCCTGCCGCTGGCCAGCCTGGCCCCGGGCGCGCCGGCGCCGACGCCGCCCGCGCTCGACCCGCTCGATCCGCGCGCGCTGCCGACCGAGGACGGCGACGACGACGCCAGCGCCGCCCGCACGCAGCTGCGCCTCGACGCCTCCGATCACGGCCGCGCGCGCCTGGGCGCGGTGCCACCGCCGCCGCCGCCCGCGGGGCCCGACGGGGTCCGGACCGCGCTGGTGGTCGAGGCCCGGGCCGGCGCGCTGTGGGTGTTCCTGCCGCCGGTCGCGCGCTTTGACGACTGGCTGGCGCTGGTGGCCGCGGTCGATCGGGCGCGGGTCGCGGTCGACGCCGCGGTCCGGCTCGAGGGCTACCCGCCGCCCAGCGATCCGGGCCTGGCCCGCTTCGCCGTCACGCCGGACCCCGGCGTGCTCGAGGTCAACCTGCCGCCCGCCGCCGGCGGCCGCGCCCACGCCGAGCTGCTGCAGGCGACGTTCGACGCCGCGCTGGCGTCGGGCCTCACCGCCGAGAAGTACCTGCTCGACGGTCGCCTGACCGGCTCTGGCGGCGGCCACCACGTCACGATCGGCGGCCCGACCCCGGCCACGTCGCCGTGGCTGGTGCGGCCCGATCTCCTCGCGTCGCTGGTCACGGCGTGCCAGCACCACCCGGCGCTGTCGTACCTGTTCACCGGCCTGTTCATCGGGCCGACCTCGCAGGCGCCCCGCGTCGACGAGTCCCGCCCGGACGTCCACGGCGATCTCGACCTGGCGCTGGCCCGGCTGGCGCGCGGGCCGACGCCGCCGTGGCTGTGCGACGCGCTCCTGCGCCACTACCTGTGCGACGTCGCCGGCTCGACCCACCGCGCCGAGCTGTCGATCGACAAGCTGTGCGATCCGGGCACGCCGTTCGGCCGCCAGGGCCTGGTCGAGCTGCGCGCGTTCGAGATGCCGCCGCACCCGCGCCTGGCCGCGGCCCAGGTGATCCTGGTGCGCGCGCTGGTCGCCGCGTTCGCGCGCGCGCCGTACCGCCGGCCGCTGGTGCGCTGGGGCGCCGCGCTCCACGACCGGTTCCTGTTGCCGTACTTCCTCGGCGCCGATCTCGAGCTGCTGCTGGCCGAGCTGGCCGAGCGCGGCGTCGCGCTGCCGAGCGCCGCCTACGCGCCGTTCGTCGAGCTGCGCTGTCCGCTGGCCGGACAGATCAGCGCGGGCGGCGTCACGCTCGAGGTCCGC from Myxococcales bacterium encodes the following:
- a CDS encoding metallophosphoesterase encodes the protein MVPRALTVVLALALAGCEDPPAREPSADAGAGVDGATPPYAAWTMAVLPDTQVYLDRYPDIWAAQTRWLAEHAAELDLRLVVHVGDVTEWNTPGEWQRAAVGFDELEAVAPLVVVPGNHDYDVTRPRASGLASAWPVDRLIARPSFGGLFEAGSVDNHYQVLELAGQAWLVLALEWGPRPVVLDWANQILDAVPADHVIVVTHAYLYNDDRRYDWGQFGGGQAWNPHSYVGTPWPLVTDGEELWQTVIADRANVDLVLSGHVAVDGVGRATSVARTGHPVHEVLQDYQGDDLGGAGYLRLYHFFGDRIEVETYSPWLDRAEPRADDRFALPWSP
- a CDS encoding protein kinase, with protein sequence MDLIGTHIGSYVATKKLGAGGMGTVYLCHHTMIDRDVAVKVLHDEHALDAEQIERFFQEARAAAEIGHPNIIIIIDAGFLATAHGQRAYMMMEALEGDSLDKVVRKGGLDLAQIRHIMEQCASALTASHGKGIIHRDLKPANIFLCHHAFDPLFVKILDFGIAKLTTPQHQRAHKTQFGIVLGTPAYMSPEQCEGKGAIDHRSDIYSLGVVLYELLTGTVPFEGEIRDILLAHLQRRPDPPTRRNPMVPPAWEALCLRMLEIHKEDRPQSMQEVVLALEDLERHAAIYAAAQATRAASGHSGHTMIARADSGVPHPVVDPGSRPTVRDHLDELMTPPSGSHAPPSGGHVPPSGSHVPPSGGHAPPSGGHAPPSDSHLAAPAGSGPHVVVGGQGAPVNPVGNTVSTVVHPSGPVAVDAIAAHCGALVTEHRFDRFPDFLLRQAAGEWLDVGAVCHAVGVERPPPGADVRVAWLEHPYRDARLASIVFFCPATLWSAVLVHRRPG
- a CDS encoding transglutaminase family protein; translation: MRLLVRHRSRYRYPAPAALGPHVIRLRPCDHVRAGVETYQLTIAGPHQLHWQRDPHGNHVARVTTKVGDRIDVLDVLVELAIELRAVNPFDFLVDPRCKTIPFAYPDGLAGELAPFLAADDPALAIGPRARAFIAELPADGDVIDAVVEINRRVAERVRYVVREEAGVWTPEQTLTEGRGSCRDAAALLCAALRARGLAARFVSGYLVQITDEGMLPDQPRGLDRDVVDLHAWAEVFVPGAGWIGLDATSGLLAGEGHLALAATASPAAAAPIEGTSDVVAGAVEFTTSVTRLGHEPRPTSPYPDLVWTALLDAADAADAALTGAGLTVTSGGEPTFTSREHPSLPEWNAGAVGPSKWAQGLRLADALTARLAPGAAIVHRLGKQYPDEPLPRWSLDVCARRDGVEIWPHRALPVVVTAAAAERLARAVADELAATAPQPVFEDPWPLLAGEAALPIDRPPPAPLELRDLGDASARRRLARALDLGAGAPAGWVLPLTRAAGAWVTEAWTTRRDHLFLIPGDAPAGLRLPLASLAPGAPAPTPPALDPLDPRALPTEDGDDDASAARTQLRLDASDHGRARLGAVPPPPPPAGPDGVRTALVVEARAGALWVFLPPVARFDDWLALVAAVDRARVAVDAAVRLEGYPPPSDPGLARFAVTPDPGVLEVNLPPAAGGRAHAELLQATFDAALASGLTAEKYLLDGRLTGSGGGHHVTIGGPTPATSPWLVRPDLLASLVTACQHHPALSYLFTGLFIGPTSQAPRVDESRPDVHGDLDLALARLARGPTPPWLCDALLRHYLCDVAGSTHRAELSIDKLCDPGTPFGRQGLVELRAFEMPPHPRLAAAQVILVRALVAAFARAPYRRPLVRWGAALHDRFLLPYFLGADLELLLAELAERGVALPSAAYAPFVELRCPLAGQISAGGVTLEVRNALEPWPVLGQEVTATGTARFVDSSFERLELRALGLTPERHAVTVNGVEAPLTPAAPGVHVAGVRFRAWCPPHARLPHLGIHHPLAIALIDRADRRALGAGTYHVWHPEGRGFEAPPLTRFEATARRARRFTRDGLPPTPAPITAPPLDRDRAVTLDLCATELDRPLDHAGDWAGPYGEAPR